One segment of Sesamum indicum cultivar Zhongzhi No. 13 linkage group LG4, S_indicum_v1.0, whole genome shotgun sequence DNA contains the following:
- the LOC105160246 gene encoding protein RESPONSE TO LOW SULFUR 3-like codes for MAPSITILAQGKVKGEEALRRRNEELERELKKSLEREERMREELMRASQRLRVAEEAEERLCCQLGELEAEALAHARESRARILELMEQLSGVKTTPPTNF; via the coding sequence ATGGCTCCCAGCATCACCATCCTGGCTCAAGGGAAAGTGAAGGGCGAGGAGGCGCTGCGCCGGAGGAACGAGGAGTTGGAGAGGGAGCTGAAGAAGAGCttggagagagaggagagaatgAGGGAGGAGTTAATGAGGGCGTCGCAGCGGCTGAGGGTGGCGGAGGAGGCGGAGGAGCGGCTTTGCTGCCAGCTTGGCGAGCTCGAGGCGGAGGCGCTGGCCCATGCCCGGGAATCCAGAGCTCGAATCCTGGAATTGATGGAACAACTCTCTGGTGTCAAAACCACTCCTCCAACCAACTTCTGA
- the LOC105160247 gene encoding mitochondrial import inner membrane translocase subunit TIM22, with product MGETKQGVMVVEIPKEAGGFMGQSQQNPVALVQAKLKEVEIRFRGWLAKQSLPVEAAVVTTTSAAQGAAIGAFMGTLTGDASSLLTPPPSAANINPEAMASLKQAQALAGGPMVQARNFAVMTGVNAGISCVMKRLRGKEDVQSSMVAAFGSGAMFSLVSGMGGPNQAANAVTSGLFFALVQGGIFQLGQKFAKPPAEDVYYVKTRSMLSKLGLQNYERNFKKGLLTDSTLPLLTDSALRDVKIPPGPRLLILDHIERDPELKDDQRGSR from the exons ATGGGCGAAACTAAACAGGGAGTAATGGTGGTGGAAATTCCCAAGGAGGCCGGCGGTTTTATGGGCCAATCCCAGCAGAACCCAGTTGCGCTGGTGCAGGCCAAGTTGAAGGAGGTGGAGATTAGGTTCAGGGGGTGGCTGGCCAAACAGTCGTTGCCGGTGGAGGCGGCCGTCGTTACCACCACCAGCGCCGCCCAAGGCGCCGCTATTGGCGCTTTCATGGGGACGCTTACTGGTGATGCTTCATCGTTGCTCACGCCGCCCCCGAGCGCGGCAAACATCAACCCGGAAGCTATGGCATCGCTGAAACAAGCTCAG GCTCTTGCAGGAGGTCCCATGGTACAAGCACGCAATTTCGCTGTCATGACGGGAGTGAATGCTGGTATTTCTTGTGTAATGAAAAGATTGAGAGGCAAGGAGGACGTTCAATCTAG TATGGTTGCAGCTTTCGGTTCTGGGGCCATGTTTTCATTAGTAAGTGGTATGGGAGGGCCGAATCAGGCAGCAAATGCAGTTACCTCTGGCCTTTTCTTTGCGCTTGTTCAAGGTGGAATTTTCCAG CTGGGACAGAAGTTTGCAAAACCACCAGCTGAGGACGTGTATTATGTCAAGACAAGATCAATGTTAAGCAAGCTTGGCCTGCAGAATTATGAGAGGAATTTTAAGAAAGGCTTGTTGACAGACAGCACTTTACCTTTGCTAACTGATAG TGCTCTCAGAGATGTGAAAATTCCTCCTGGACCGAGGTTGCTCATTCTCGATCACATAGAGAG GGACCCAGAGCTGAAAGATGACCAGAGAGGTTCCCGTTGA